The following proteins are encoded in a genomic region of Novosphingobium sp. PP1Y:
- a CDS encoding CapA family protein codes for MTHLFLATGDLAMDREVYDESFVATRDALQAADVTFGQLETSFAERGTRLPQARHAVLARPEGAAALARAGFNCISMAGNHCMDWGVEAFFETRANLDSAGLRVVGAGKDIREARRPARFTLGDGTRIAVLAYSSILPQGYWADERRAGCAPMRAFTVYEQIEHDQPGTPARIHTYPHREDLAAMEADIRAAKADADLVFVSQHWGIHFVRAEIAEYQRDVARAAIAAGADAIFGGHAHILKGCEVIDGKPVFYSLSNFATDLRMDEAHAASKSWNEIRVLAEEWEPDFGGLYNFPTASRLGMVARIEIADGKMTRAGFQPLYIGRDAVPRFTAAGSDEFTQTLDYMRAVTEEAGLNARYRIEGEIVEIEGVA; via the coding sequence ATGACACACCTGTTCCTGGCCACCGGAGACCTTGCGATGGATCGCGAGGTTTACGACGAGAGCTTCGTGGCGACGCGCGATGCGCTGCAGGCAGCCGATGTTACCTTCGGTCAGTTGGAAACCAGTTTTGCCGAACGCGGAACGCGCCTTCCGCAGGCTCGACATGCCGTCCTCGCAAGGCCTGAGGGGGCGGCTGCACTTGCGCGCGCCGGGTTCAATTGCATTTCTATGGCGGGCAACCATTGCATGGACTGGGGAGTCGAGGCCTTTTTCGAAACCCGGGCCAATCTCGATTCCGCTGGCCTGCGTGTCGTTGGCGCCGGCAAGGACATTCGCGAAGCGCGCAGGCCGGCAAGGTTCACGCTGGGCGATGGTACACGCATTGCCGTACTCGCCTATTCGAGCATTCTGCCGCAAGGATATTGGGCGGATGAACGCCGGGCCGGCTGCGCGCCGATGCGGGCATTCACGGTCTATGAACAGATAGAGCACGATCAGCCCGGTACACCGGCACGCATTCACACTTATCCGCATCGCGAAGATCTTGCTGCGATGGAGGCGGATATTCGCGCGGCCAAGGCCGATGCCGACCTCGTATTCGTGTCGCAGCACTGGGGCATCCATTTCGTACGTGCCGAAATCGCCGAGTACCAACGCGACGTCGCCCGCGCGGCGATTGCTGCCGGGGCGGATGCGATCTTCGGTGGACACGCGCACATCCTCAAGGGGTGCGAAGTGATCGACGGCAAGCCCGTGTTCTATTCGCTTTCTAACTTCGCCACCGACTTGCGCATGGACGAGGCGCATGCCGCTTCGAAGAGCTGGAACGAAATACGCGTCCTGGCGGAAGAGTGGGAGCCGGACTTCGGGGGGCTCTACAACTTTCCGACAGCATCCCGCCTCGGCATGGTCGCACGGATCGAAATTGCGGACGGCAAGATGACGAGGGCCGGGTTCCAGCCGCTTTACATCGGCCGTGACGCCGTACCCCGGTTTACCGCAGCAGGCAGCGACGAGTTCACGCAGACGCTCGACTACATGCGGGCCGTCACCGAAGAGGCGGGACTCAACGCGCGGTACCGGATCGAGGGCGAAATCGTCGAGATCGAGGGCGTGGCATGA